AAGGATGAGCGCGTCGGCGCCGAGGCGGACGGCGTCGGCCGCAGCCTCGTACCACAGGCTCTCGTGGCCGGCCCGCATGAAGGTGTTGAGCGCCACGAAAGTCTGGGTTCCCTTGCGCCGGGCATAGGAAATCGCTTCCCCAAGCTCTTCGCGCGAAAAGTTGAGGCCGGGAAAATTGCGAGCGTTTGTTTCGTCACGGAAGCCGCAATAGACCGCATCGGCGCCGGCATCGACCGCTTCGCGGAAGGCCGCCGGCGTTCCGGCCGGGCAGATCAGTTCCATGCGACGGACTCCCCGGCAAGCGCGCGTCGGCGGATCGCAGCCGCCGTTCGGCTGATAAGCGGGGCGAACGGCCCGGCGGCCGCGCCGAGATCGCGCGGCAGGTCGATCTCCGAGCCGTCGAGGGCGTTGCGCAGCGCCAGCATTGCCTCCATGTCGCCGGTGACGGTAAGCGCCCGTGAAAAGAACAGCGCATCGGCGTCGCAGCGGCCTTCGAGAAGCGCCAGCAGCAGGAACAACGGTCCTTCCACTGCGGCATCGGTGGCGGGATCTGCGGTGCGGCGCAATACGGAGATTGCCGGCCGCGCCGGCTCGACGAGGAAGACGAGCGGCAGGTCGGTCGGCCGGAAGGCATAACGTTTCGGTTTGTGCTCGCCGAGACGCTCGAAGAGCGTCGGATGCCGCTTGAGCAAACTCTTGAACATGAGCTTCACTGTCCCCTCGATCAGGGGAATCGGCACGGCGGCAAGCGGTGCGGCCAGCGGGCGGGGGACTTCCATAACTCTCGCCTTTTGCGGAATGTCGATTCGACACTGAGCCTAGCGGCGATGTCCGCTGCACAATTTGAGCCAGCGCAAAGACAGAAGTGGTTTCGCGGGCGAGACACCGCCCATGAACCGCGCAGAGTCACCCATTCGCCGCTTTTCCGGGCTTCAGGAATTCGCCGCCATGCTCGAGCAGCGTGGCCGGTTGCGCCGCATAGCGCGACCCGTTTCGCTCGTCCATGAGGTGACGGAGATCCACCGGCGCGCGCTCAAATCAGACGGGCCGGCATTGCTCTTCGAGAAACCGGTCGATGCCTCCGGCCGCATCTGCGACATACCGCTTCTCGTCAATCTGTTCGGCACGCAAGAGAGGATCGAGTGGGGGTTCGGGCTCCCGACAGGCGGGCTGCCGGCGCTGGCGGATATGCTGGCGGAACTGCGCGAACCGAGACCGCCGCAATCGGTGAAGGATGCCTGGAGCAAGATGCCGCTGTTGAAAGCCGCGCTTGCGATGCGGCCGCGAAACGTGGCACGGCCGCCAGTGCAGGAGACGGTCTGGCGCGGTTCCGACGTGGACCTCGGGCGCCTGCCGATCCAGTGGTGCTGGCCGGGCGAGCCGGCGCCGCTTGTCACCTGGCCACTCGTGATCACCCGTGCGCCGGACGATCCGAGCGACGTCAATGTCGGCGTCTACCGCATGCAGGTGCTCGGCCCGAACCGGCTCATCCTGCGATGGCTGGCGCATCGCGGCGGCGCCCGCCACCACCGCCTGTGGCGAGACCGCGGCGAGGACATGCCGGTGGCGGTCGCGATCGGCGCCGATCCGGCGACCATCCTTGCGGCGGTGATGCCCTTGCCCGAGAATATGAGCGAGCTCAACTTTGCCGGACTGCTGAAGGCGGAGCGGCCGCAGGTTGCCCCGGCTATCACCGTGCCGCTGTCGGTTCCGGCCACGGCCGAGATCGTCCTCGAGGGAGTCGTCTCGTGTAACGAGACCGCCGAAGAGGGACCTTATGGCGACCACACCGGCTACTACAACTCCGTCGAGCGCTTTCCGGTGCTGACGTTGTCGGCCATCACCATGCGCCGCAAGCCCCACTATCTCTCGACCTATACGGGCCGCCCGCCGGATGAGCCGTCGAAGCTCGGCGAGGCGATGATGGAGCTCTTCCTGCCGCTGGTGAGGCGGCAATTCCCGGAAATCGTCGACCTCTACCTGCCGCCGGAGGCCTGCTCCTATCGGGCCATGGTGGTCTCGCTCGACAAGCGATATCCGGGTCAGGCGAAGCGGATCATGATAGGCCTGTGGTCGATGCTGCCGCAGTTCACCTACACCAAGCTGATCATCGCCGTCGATCCGGATATCGACGTCAGGAATTGGGCCGACGTCATCTGGGCGATTTCGACCCGCTTCGACGCCAGCCGCGACGTCACGATCCTCACCGATACGCCCATCGACTATCTCGATTTCGCCTCGCCAAAGCCGGGGCTCGGCGGCAAGCTCGGGCTCGACGCGACCAGAAAGCTTGGAGCCGAGACGGAGCGCGAGTGGGGGCGTGTTCTCGAAATGCCGGCGGAACTCGTCGAGAGGGTGGATCGGCTCTGGGTGGAACTGGGTCTGGGAGAACCCTCATAATAGTCTCCCGGCGGTTGCTGGGCGGCAACGCGGGTTCAATTGGCGGTCGCCAGCACCAACGGGTCGGCATAGAACAGGACGGCATGGCCGCCGGCAAGCAGCCACAGCGTCAGGGCCGCCGTCGATACGGCCGCCAAGGCCAGCGGCCAGTCCCCCGTGACGCGAGCGCGTCCGGTGAGAACCGCCGCGAAAGGCAGGATCGACGTCGCCGCAGCCTCTTGTGACCATTTTTCCCCGAGCCGTCGGCGCGCACGTTTCTCCAGCATCGGTATGCTGGCAAGCGCGAACAGCGCGAAGCCCCCGAAGAGGATCAGCGAGCGCAGGTCTCCATTGGCGACCAGATGGCCGAGCGCCCAGATGGCGAAGCCCCAAAGAACGGGATGCCGGGTGATCGCGACGACGGCGCCCGGCATCGCTCCCTGGCGGATCGAGGCCGACAGCGGGTTGACGCTGAAGAGCCCGGCAAGCACGAGAAAGACACCGGTCGGGGCGGCGATCAGCGTGACCCAGGCCTGCCAGGCCGTCGGGTCCCAAAGCGGAATGTAGTCGACGTTCAATGCCGCGTAGAACACCCAGCCGAGGACGAGGATGGAAACGATCGAATAGAGCGAGAAATAGGTCGCCCTGCCGAGACGGGCTATCAGCCGCTCGCGAATAGCGGGCATCGCCGGAATGGAGTGGAGGAGAAGAAAAACGAGGAGCGCCAGCAGGAATTGCAGCATCTTGATTTAGCCTCAGTCTCCGTTGCGTGCCGGTTTGCCCCTCATCCCGCTGCCGCGACCTACTCCCCGCAGGCGGGGAGAGGGTTAGTCCTCGGGTTAAACCCGAGGAGAGGGGCGGCTTCGTCTCATTCCCTCAATCTAACGCAACACCTTCGACCGCTACCCCTCTCTCCATGCTTTCATTTGTCAATGAACAGGACGGCGGCGCAGGCGACGGACGCCAGCACGGCAGCAAGCGTGCCGGTGCGTTGCAGAACCCCCATCCGGTAGAGCACCAGCGCGAAGACGATGATGATCGGGGTGGCGACCGAGAGGCCGATCTGTGCGTCGTTCATGGCAATCTCCGTTTTCACGGAACATAGCGGGTCGGCTGGACGGGTCTTTGATCAAGCGCAAAGAACCGGCCTCTCCTTTTTCCTATCCGCTCGGTAACCGATCGGAGATGCGGCATGGAAAACGCAATAGCGGCCGGCGCAGCCGGCGAAGAGGAAGCGGACACCTTTATTCTCTGGGTCCTGATCTGGAGCGAGCTTGCCGCCTTCGGCATTCTCATCGGCGCCTTCCTGGTGGCGTCGATGATCGCGCCGGAGGATTTCGCCATCGCACGGCTCCACCTCAAACCGGGAATTGCCGCTCTCAACACGCTGGTGCTGCTGACCAGCGGCTGGCAGGCCGCGATCGCGGCGGGGCAGCATGCGTCCACCGCCAGGCGGCGGCGGGCATTGGTGCTGGCGGCGCTTCTTGGCTTCGCCTTCGTTGCCATCAAGATCTACGAGTACAGCACCGAAATCCGTTTTGCCGGCGAGGCCGCGTTCCATTCCTTCTTCGAACTGTACTTCATCCTCACCGGCTTTCACCTCGTCCACGTGGGCTTCGTCGGCCTCCTGCTGCTCGTCGTCGCCTGGAGACCGCGTCCGGTCAATATCGTTCTCGTTACCACCCTCTGGCACGTCATCGATCTCGTCTGGATCGTCATGTTCCCGATACTCTATCTGGTGTGAACAGGATGACCGACCGCACCCCCCGACAGTTGACGAAGACCTGGAT
This DNA window, taken from Sinorhizobium fredii NGR234, encodes the following:
- a CDS encoding UbiD family decarboxylase, translated to MNRAESPIRRFSGLQEFAAMLEQRGRLRRIARPVSLVHEVTEIHRRALKSDGPALLFEKPVDASGRICDIPLLVNLFGTQERIEWGFGLPTGGLPALADMLAELREPRPPQSVKDAWSKMPLLKAALAMRPRNVARPPVQETVWRGSDVDLGRLPIQWCWPGEPAPLVTWPLVITRAPDDPSDVNVGVYRMQVLGPNRLILRWLAHRGGARHHRLWRDRGEDMPVAVAIGADPATILAAVMPLPENMSELNFAGLLKAERPQVAPAITVPLSVPATAEIVLEGVVSCNETAEEGPYGDHTGYYNSVERFPVLTLSAITMRRKPHYLSTYTGRPPDEPSKLGEAMMELFLPLVRRQFPEIVDLYLPPEACSYRAMVVSLDKRYPGQAKRIMIGLWSMLPQFTYTKLIIAVDPDIDVRNWADVIWAISTRFDASRDVTILTDTPIDYLDFASPKPGLGGKLGLDATRKLGAETEREWGRVLEMPAELVERVDRLWVELGLGEPS
- a CDS encoding cytochrome c oxidase subunit 3 — encoded protein: MENAIAAGAAGEEEADTFILWVLIWSELAAFGILIGAFLVASMIAPEDFAIARLHLKPGIAALNTLVLLTSGWQAAIAAGQHASTARRRRALVLAALLGFAFVAIKIYEYSTEIRFAGEAAFHSFFELYFILTGFHLVHVGFVGLLLLVVAWRPRPVNIVLVTTLWHVIDLVWIVMFPILYLV
- a CDS encoding NnrU family protein, with amino-acid sequence MLQFLLALLVFLLLHSIPAMPAIRERLIARLGRATYFSLYSIVSILVLGWVFYAALNVDYIPLWDPTAWQAWVTLIAAPTGVFLVLAGLFSVNPLSASIRQGAMPGAVVAITRHPVLWGFAIWALGHLVANGDLRSLILFGGFALFALASIPMLEKRARRRLGEKWSQEAAATSILPFAAVLTGRARVTGDWPLALAAVSTAALTLWLLAGGHAVLFYADPLVLATAN
- the ubiT gene encoding ubiquinone anaerobic biosynthesis accessory factor UbiT → MEVPRPLAAPLAAVPIPLIEGTVKLMFKSLLKRHPTLFERLGEHKPKRYAFRPTDLPLVFLVEPARPAISVLRRTADPATDAAVEGPLFLLLALLEGRCDADALFFSRALTVTGDMEAMLALRNALDGSEIDLPRDLGAAAGPFAPLISRTAAAIRRRALAGESVAWN